The following coding sequences lie in one Arthrobacter sp. SLBN-122 genomic window:
- the ilvA gene encoding threonine ammonia-lyase codes for MKILETLPVTLDDVLEAQKLLDGIIARTPVESSRALGSMVGGDVFFKCENLQRAGSFKVRGAYVRMARLSPDEKKRGVVAASAGNHAQGVAVAAKSLGIKARIYMPLGVALPKLAATRSHGAEVVLHGHNVDEALAEAQRYSNETGTVFVHPFDNVDVVAGQGTVGLEILEQVPNVDTILMGVGGGGLLAGVAVAIKARARELGREIRIIGVQAENAAAYPPSLAADALVPLKKVSTMADGIAVGRPGQLPFSIIRELVDDVVTVSEDSLARALIFLLERAKMVVEPAGAVGVAALMDGKIENPGTTVAVLSGGNIDPMLMLKVIQRGLSAAGRYMTVRMMLDDRPGSLATIARIIAENDANVTGLDHTRVGGSISMGDVSITVNLETKGHQHGEQVLSALRAEGFQPIVVH; via the coding sequence GTGAAGATCCTTGAAACCCTTCCCGTCACACTGGACGATGTCCTTGAGGCGCAGAAGTTGCTTGACGGGATTATTGCGCGCACTCCCGTGGAATCGTCGCGGGCGCTGGGGAGCATGGTAGGCGGCGACGTCTTTTTCAAATGCGAAAACCTGCAGCGCGCGGGCTCGTTCAAGGTCCGCGGCGCCTACGTAAGGATGGCGCGGCTCTCCCCTGACGAGAAAAAGAGGGGAGTGGTGGCAGCTTCCGCCGGCAACCATGCCCAAGGCGTTGCCGTAGCCGCCAAGAGCCTGGGCATCAAGGCCCGGATCTACATGCCGCTGGGTGTGGCACTGCCCAAACTCGCCGCCACCCGCAGTCATGGTGCGGAAGTGGTCCTTCACGGGCACAATGTGGACGAGGCGCTCGCCGAAGCCCAGCGCTACAGCAACGAAACCGGCACGGTCTTCGTCCATCCCTTCGACAACGTGGACGTGGTGGCCGGCCAGGGCACCGTGGGCCTGGAGATCCTGGAGCAGGTTCCCAATGTTGACACGATCCTCATGGGCGTGGGCGGCGGGGGGCTCCTGGCTGGGGTGGCCGTCGCCATCAAGGCCCGTGCCAGGGAACTTGGCCGGGAGATCCGGATCATCGGGGTACAGGCGGAAAACGCTGCCGCCTACCCGCCTTCGCTCGCAGCCGATGCATTGGTGCCGTTGAAGAAGGTCTCCACCATGGCGGACGGCATCGCAGTGGGGCGCCCGGGGCAGCTGCCGTTCAGCATCATCCGCGAATTGGTGGACGATGTTGTCACCGTCAGTGAGGACTCCCTGGCCCGTGCCCTGATCTTCCTGCTGGAACGGGCCAAGATGGTGGTTGAACCGGCAGGCGCGGTGGGTGTTGCAGCGCTCATGGACGGCAAGATCGAGAACCCGGGAACCACCGTGGCGGTGCTTTCCGGCGGGAACATCGACCCCATGCTGATGCTGAAGGTGATCCAGCGGGGCCTCTCCGCTGCCGGCCGCTACATGACGGTGCGGATGATGCTCGATGACCGCCCCGGCTCGCTGGCAACCATTGCCCGGATCATTGCTGAAAACGATGCCAACGTCACCGGCCTGGACCACACCCGCGTGGGAGGCTCCATCAGCATGGGAGATGTCTCCATCACCGTGAACCTGGAAACCAAGGGCCACCAGCACGGGGAGCAGGTCCTCAGCGCACTCCGTGCCGAGGGCTTCCAGCCGATTGTTGTGCATTAG
- a CDS encoding AI-2E family transporter: protein MTPKEDDVTLAHPVPAPAPAAPLRVLTDRELDKDIPYGIRIAASWSWRLGLILLMVGTLVWLLSHITLLIIPVMVAALLAGLLSPVTAWLKRHRLPPGLAVAVTVLGFIGVIVGAGALVGRQLVVGFGELYSQALEGVRQVQDWLSAGPLHLTAAQIDQYIKEATDALQNNSSSILSGALSFGSTAGHFAAGMLLSLFILIFFLLEGDRIWAFLVRMLPRKARAATFGAGRKGWASMVSYARIQMFVAAVDALGIGVGAAIIGVPLALPLGVLVFLGSFIPVVGALLTGVVAILLALVANGPINALIMLAIVLLVQQLEGHILQPLVMGKAVSLHPVAVILSVAAGSYLAGIPGALFSVPILAVANSAVRYIAARTWEHEQVPVIAGKPITAGAGGDNTIKDVEPPSAPGSGRDAASGTPAEHRDARASSPEGTGAEPRGE, encoded by the coding sequence ATGACGCCAAAAGAGGACGACGTTACCCTGGCCCACCCGGTCCCCGCACCCGCGCCGGCTGCGCCGCTGCGGGTCCTGACGGACCGTGAACTGGACAAGGACATACCGTACGGCATCCGCATCGCGGCTTCCTGGTCCTGGCGGCTGGGCCTGATCCTCCTGATGGTGGGGACGCTTGTGTGGCTGCTCAGTCACATCACCCTCCTGATCATCCCGGTCATGGTGGCCGCCCTCCTTGCCGGTCTGCTGAGCCCTGTCACGGCGTGGCTGAAGCGGCACAGACTGCCGCCAGGCCTGGCCGTTGCCGTGACAGTCCTCGGGTTCATCGGTGTTATCGTCGGCGCCGGGGCCCTTGTGGGCAGGCAGCTCGTGGTTGGTTTCGGCGAGCTCTATTCCCAGGCCCTCGAAGGTGTACGGCAGGTCCAGGACTGGCTGTCGGCCGGCCCGCTGCACTTGACCGCCGCACAGATCGACCAGTACATCAAGGAAGCCACCGACGCGCTGCAGAACAACAGCAGCAGCATCCTCAGCGGTGCCCTGTCCTTCGGCAGCACCGCCGGCCACTTCGCCGCCGGAATGCTCCTCTCGCTGTTCATCCTCATCTTCTTCCTCCTGGAAGGCGACCGGATCTGGGCGTTCCTGGTCAGGATGCTTCCCCGGAAGGCCCGGGCGGCGACGTTCGGTGCAGGCCGCAAGGGCTGGGCGTCCATGGTCAGCTACGCCCGCATCCAAATGTTTGTCGCGGCTGTCGACGCGCTTGGCATCGGCGTCGGCGCCGCCATCATCGGTGTCCCGCTTGCGCTTCCCCTGGGCGTGCTGGTTTTCCTCGGCTCCTTCATCCCCGTGGTGGGTGCGCTTTTGACCGGCGTCGTCGCCATTCTGCTGGCCCTCGTGGCCAATGGCCCCATCAACGCCCTGATCATGCTGGCCATCGTCCTGCTGGTCCAGCAGCTTGAAGGCCACATCCTGCAGCCCCTGGTCATGGGCAAGGCAGTGTCGCTGCATCCGGTGGCAGTCATCCTCAGTGTTGCGGCCGGTTCCTACCTCGCCGGGATCCCCGGCGCGCTGTTCTCCGTACCCATCCTGGCCGTAGCAAACTCGGCTGTTCGCTACATCGCCGCCAGAACGTGGGAACATGAACAGGTGCCGGTAATTGCCGGGAAGCCCATTACGGCCGGAGCGGGCGGGGACAACACCATCAAGGACGTTGAACCGCCGTCTGCACCTGGTTCGGGGCGGGACGCGGCGTCCGGCACCCCTGCCGAACACCGTGATGCCCGCGCTTCCTCCCCGGAAGGCACCGGAGCAGAACCCAGAGGAGAGTAG